Proteins encoded together in one Anopheles darlingi chromosome 3, idAnoDarlMG_H_01, whole genome shotgun sequence window:
- the LOC125955935 gene encoding AT-rich interactive domain-containing protein 1B-like: MGKDFNFKLSVTSSFNGVLPLSSLKHTHTHTHSRPEILESQLVSAFRAAAALPDAESLDLRQPSLSPLEDGRHSQHQHSEHSSHHAGPLQLTSEYSRKRSHRQLELPNFFASPTHLDTGPGVLGEQSLGLNDGGPHEGGPSSRKKSKFSANSSAAAAAAAAAAAAVAANYYDNAYLSFEKSLRGAFGVNAEGVGSISSMLDGGGHLSHLQVVDPYQSSSHHHHHHQQQQQQQQHHHQHHPPHHLLSPINYTLTAEAINRRIRSTLGLELESEQSARDPGSDRAPSAKDSAGETGECYGTGPGSPDWMRRGIGGPGSQPRSDSAGAYARDSPPGMGTASPPVSHPSAPPPLGSGSGSYGEHKFGAHYSPVPPATTMMHDDNNNVDKKPAYTE; the protein is encoded by the coding sequence ATGGGGaaagatttcaatttcaaactgTCGGTTACATCGAGCTTTAATGGTGTGCTACCTTTATCCTCCCttaaacatacacacacacacacacacagcagaccGGAGATTCTGGAGAGTCAGCTTGTGTCGGCATTcagggccgccgccgctctgCCGGATGCCGAATCGTTGGATCTCCGTCAACCATCACTTTCGCCGCTGGAGGATGGACGTCActctcagcatcagcattcgGAGCATTCGTCGCATCACGCCGGACCACTACAGCTGACATCGGAGTACTCGCGTAAACGTTCCCACCGCCAGCTGGAGTTGCCCAACTTTTTCGCCTCCCCAACACACCTGGATACAGGGCCTGGGGTTCTCGGTGAGCAATCGTTGGGCTTGAACGATGGCGGACCGCACGAGGGAGGGCCCAGCTCCCGGAAGAAGTCCAAGTTTTCGGCCAACAGTTCTGctgcggccgcagcagcagccgctgccgcagcGGCCGTAGCCGCCAATTACTACGACAACGCATATCTTTCGTTCGAGAAGAGCCTCCGAGGAGCGTTCGGAGTGAACGCGGAAGGTGTAGGCAGCATTTcatcgatgctcgatggtggtggccacctgAGTCACCTTCAGGTGGTCGATCCATATCAGTCCAgctctcaccaccaccatcatcatcagcagcagcagcagcagcaacaacatcatcatcagcaccatcctcCACATCATCTGCTAAGTCCGATCAACTACACGCTGACGGCCGAAGCGATCAATCGACGCATTCGCAGCACGCTtggattggaattggaatcggAGCAAAGCGCCCGGGACCCGGGCTCCGATCGGGCTCCATCGGCAAAGGATTCTGCTGGTGAGACGGGTGAGTGTTACGGGACTGGCCCGGGTAGTCCGGATTGGATGAGACGTGGTATCGGTGGTCCGGGATCACAGCCACGGAGCGATTCGGCCGGTGCTTACGCTCGAGATAGTCCGCCCGGTATGGGTACGGCTTCTCCTCCTGTTTCGCATCCTTCTGCCCCTCCTCCGCTGGGATCGGGTTCTGGATCATACGGGGAGCACAAATTTGGAGCCCATTATTCGCCCGTACCACCGGCGACCACCATGATGCACGACGATAACAACAATGTGGATAAGAAGCCCGCTTAtaccgagtga